The genomic segment CGGCGGACATCTTCCcgacgggcgtcgccgatgccgcgcgctccgaggacgaccgcgcgggacggCTTCTCGCCaggcgcctcgtcgagcgcgagcgactggtgcgagcgacgggcgacttcgacgcagccggcggcgaggacggcgacgacgacgacaacgcgacggtcgcgccttcgccgccttccctcacgcccgcgccgatcgacgaggcgggggTTAGGGATatggacgagcgcgacttgcgcgccgcgctgatggacaccgcgcgtcggctcgaggcggcgcaggacgAGCTCCTCTGCCAGATTTGCTTCACcgaacgtcgcgacgcgctgatCATGCCGTGCCTCCACCTGCTGTACTGCCGGAGCTGCGTGGACAGGTcgagcgaggcgaacgagcgGCGGGGTCTGCCGGACAGGTGCCCGTGCtgtcgcgcgagcgtcgggggcgtGTTGCGGTGCAAGAGGCTGTGACcgacgggcgacgagggacggACGAACGACGGATATGCACGAATCAGACGACGAAAATCAGACAAGTGTTAGAGGTAACTTCCGAGGAGCGCAGGCGTTTTTTTCTCAACCTTTCGCCTCCCGCGAGATTCTCAATGTGATCGCAGCCtcccgcgtcgaggtcacttcgcacgcgcccgccgcccgtttCCCCCACGTATCGCCATGCCGCtcatcgaggagatcgccgaggaggagcccatcgacgacgtcgagcccgggcgcggggacgagtgCTCCATGAGCGTAGACGTGAAGATACAGTGGAGTGAGCGGCTGAAACTCGCCGGTAACGCACACTTCAAGCGCGGGAACCTCGAGAAGGCCGTCGCCAAgtaccgccgcggcgccaagCTCTTCGAGATGCTCTACGCGGTTTccgccaccgacgaggagggttacgaggcggcgaacgagcgctgctacgtcgccgccgctcccctCTACAACAACCTCGCGCTCTGCCTGTACAAGCAGGGCAAGTGGAAGgaggccgcggacgcgtgcaCGGACAATCTCGATCTCACACCCACGGATGCGAAATCGCTCCTccgacgcgcggcgtgctACGCCAAGATTAACGAGTGGGTAGAAGCGGAGCGGGATATCAAGTGCGCGCTCATCCTTTGCGAAGAGAAGTGGGCGCtcaggagcgcggcggagaccaGGAAGGAGATCAGGGAGCTCAGGCTTAAGCAGAACATGGCGGATCAcgccgtcatcggcggcaaGATCGCGGACATGAAGCTGTACGACGCGGCTGACGTGGCACCCACCGGCGAGGCGTTTCCCCACAGCGGCAGGCGCAAACCCTCCGTGACCACCGTGGAGGACGtgaagaaggagctcgacgagatgGAAGACGAGGACAGGGAggagacgcgccgccgcaagGAGGACTTTTGTGAGTTGTTGAATTCTTATTTTTTTTGCGATGGGCAATTAGAATGACGTCGCGTTTTGTTCACAGACAACGGCATGATTCGGAGCGGCAAGTGGAGACTCGTCAACGCATCTGGCGAGGAGATCAAACAAAAggcgagacccgccgcaTGAGAACGCGGATGACGTTCGCGCATACGCTTTGACCTTTGAATTACGTCTCGATTCTCGATTCGTCAATCGCCTCACGGGGATATAGCCGACGCAGGCAAGGAGGTAGCTAGTGCGGCAGCCGCGAATGTCCACGTCAATCAAATCAAATCAAATCTCGA from the Micromonas commoda chromosome 15, complete sequence genome contains:
- a CDS encoding predicted protein, whose amino-acid sequence is MPLIEEIAEEEPIDDVEPGRGDECSMSVDVKIQWSERLKLAGNAHFKRGNLEKAVAKYRRGAKLFEMLYAVSATDEEGYEAANERCYVAAAPLYNNLALCLYKQGKWKEAADACTDNLDLTPTDAKSLLRRAACYAKINEWVEAERDIKCALILCEEKWALRSAAETRKEIRELRLKQNMADHAVIGGKIADMKLYDAADVAPTGEAFPHSGRRKPSVTTVEDVKKELDEMEDEDREETRRRKEDFYNGMIRSGKWRLVNASGEEIKQKARPAA